One Vicia villosa cultivar HV-30 ecotype Madison, WI linkage group LG5, Vvil1.0, whole genome shotgun sequence genomic window, CTTCTTTGTGCACTCCAGTTGCTATTGTGGTGTTCATGGCTGCTTGGCAAGGgcgtgttggtgattttagtatcatcaatgcaattttggtagtaatgtgatttactgaaggccgatgcaattatgcgttaagcttgaaacgagttagggtagtgcggagtgcacgctcgtggaGCCAAACGtacaattgaatatgaataatagaaacggggttccaaggggcggagcccctggcggggtgcggggcagcgccccgtcggggtccaaggggcggagcccctggcggggtccaAGGTTTCCCAACGGACTTAACCGTTTTACCGAACAGATGCTTCGTTTCCAACCAACATAACtgtttttaccgaacaggtgtgtctgttcgttgctattattggtctcctatataaggagtctttcggTCTCGATTTGAAATACGAAATTATAcacttcctctacattctgatctgttctccattgtcagaaacagattgattcttcaagaattatccccgcaaagatttcgtgaacccagacaagtatagggtcgaaatactttgttcggaaagtgaacgaacacgattcttgaagatatccaggattatcatacctattgtctaacaaacgaacaaagtatttattctgataatcatggctggaggaggaagcaccgtgaaggagatgactaaaagtttcggaaaattggacaagtttcaagaACAAGACTTCAGGCGTTGGCAGAAGAAGATGCATTTCATGTTGACAACGTTGAAGGTGGCGCACGTCCTGTCTACACCAATTCCAGAACTTGAAGAGGATGACACGGTTGAAAATCTGAGACGCCGATCAAAGTGGGAAAACGACGACTACATATGCAGAGGGCACATTCTTAACGGTATGTCTGATCCCTTATTTGATATTTACCAAAACGTGGAATCTGCAAAACTTGCATGTTAACAAAGATTACTAGACAACCTTTTAAAAGTATAACAAGGAAATCTATCATTCTTGAGTTAGTACATAGTGATTTATGTGATTTGCATGCTACTCCATCATtagggaataaaaaatattttgtcacttttattgatgatgcaTCTAGATTCTGCTATGTTTATTTGTTGCACGCTAAGGATGAAGCCTTAGATAAATTCAGAATTTATAAAACTGAAGTTGAAGTGCAACGGAATGTTCTGATTAAAACATTGCGTACTGATAGAGGTGGTGAATACTATGATCCTGTATTTTTCCAATCCGTAGGAATCATTCATGAAACTACGGCAccttatacacctcaacaaaatggtgtggctgaaaggaaaaatagagttCTTAAAGAAATGGTAAATGCCATGTTATCTTACTCTGGTTTGAGTGAAGGGTTTTGGGGAGAAGCTATGTTAACGGCTTGTTATTTGTTAAATAGGGTTCCTAATAAAAGGAACAAGATTACCCCATATGAACTTTGGTATAAGAAAAGACCCAACTTAACATTTCTACGTGTTTGGGGTTGTAGGGCCGTGGTTAGACTCCCGGACCCAAAAAGGAAAACTTTGGGCGAAAAGGGTGTAGGTTGCATCTTTGTTGGATATGCTGAACACTCCAAGGCTTATAGGTTTTATGTTATAGAACCTAATGACTCGATTTCTATTAACACAATTATAGAATCAAGAGATGCCATATTTGATGAGAATtgtttctcttctatacctagacCAAAGATATCTATACCTAATTCAGACGAATCTCTAAGGGATGATCATTCAAATGATGTACCAAGTGAGACACTTGAACCCCGTAGAAGCAAAAGAGCTAGAAAATCTAGATCGTATGGATCTGATTTTCAACTATATTTAGTTGAGGGATCAAAGGATCAGATTGAGACTCAATACTATTATTGCTATAGTATAGAGGAGGATCCAAGAACGTATGATGAAGCTGTGAAATCTCGAGACTCTGTTTTTTGGAAAGAAGCAATTGATGAAGAGATTGGTTCTATCATGGAAAATAATACTTGGGTATTATCTGATTTACCACCAGGCTGCAAACCATTGGGTTGCAAATGGATCTTCAAAAGGAAGATGAAAGTCGATGGTACAATTGACAAgtttaaagctagattagttatTCAAGGCTTCAGGcaaaaagaagggattgattatttcgatacctatgctccagttgcccgtatcactactattagattgttaattgccttggcggctattcataatctagtgatccatcaaatggatgtcaaaacagcatttctgaatggtgatttggaagaagaagtgtatatgaagcaacctgaaggttTTGTAATGCCTGGTAATGAGCACAAAGTGTGTAAACTAGTTAAGTcgttatatgggctgaaacaagctccgaagcagtggcatcaaaagtttgatgaggttgttttgtctaatggtttcattctaaaccaagctgacaaatgtgtatatagcaaatttgatacatccggtaaaggagttttcatttgtctatatgttgatgacatgttgatctttggcaccgaccaaaatcaagttgataaaacaaagaatttcttgtcatcaaagttctccatgaaggaTATGGGAGAAGCAGACGTTATTCTTGGTATAAAGATTAAACGAgagaataaggggattgtaattacgcaatctcattacattgagaaaatactcaagaagttcaattatgaacaatgttctccagtaagtactcccatggatccgggagaaaagcttatgccaaatacaggtaaacctgtggatcaactcgaatactcaagagctataggctctttgatgtatgctatgattagcactagaccggatattgcttatgcggttggaaagttgagcagatttactagtaatcctagtagacatcattggcatgcgataactagggtattcaagtacttgaagggtactatgaattatggattatcatatatgggatttccttcggtgttagaaGGTTATTCagatgctagttggataaataatgttgaagattcatcttctacaagtggatgggtgtttTTGCTTGGAggaggtgccatctcatgggcttccaagaagcaaacatgtataactagttccacaatggaatccgagtttgtagcattagctgctgctggtaaagaagcagaatggctaaggaacttggtatatgagattccgatatggcctaaaccgatatcaccaatttctatccgttgtgatagtagtgccacactggctaaagcatatagtcaaatatacaatggaaagtctagacatttgggtattagacatagtatgattagggaattaatcatgaatggggtgatatctattgagtttgttcggtcgcaacaaaacttagctgaccacttgacgaaggggttagcaagagacttagtgaagaagtcggtaattgggatgggattaaagtccatttaaatctattagttatggtatacccaattcccttctaatacaacgttagaagcagaattcaatgtggaaagatcatagttaaagattggagcaattgtgtttatcttcccaaggtatgtgctcagacctgcaagtgatggctaggttgaagtatatcttcttaatggttcttttgaaaaattgttaatgcaggtgcaagattaaaaggatcacctatgtaagcatgaagttttgccgcttcaagaagcttggacttggcttcctatatgcttattaatggataaggacacatggcttgtaaagtgtcaagtatgaatagtagagtattgtaagaaacatatgtgtactatatctttagatattcaaatggattgacgggttcaatcattatgacaccccgattttcgaatatttgaaatgtgtatttgtactaagatgaaaattcaatcgcaagacattttcttctatgcatttgtttgatcgttatacatttaagtaaatcaaggattatactaaaatggggggagtttgttggtgattttagtatcatcaatgcaattttggtagtaatgtgatttactgaaggccgatgcaattatgcgttaagcttgaaacgagttagggtagtgcggagtgcacgctcgtggaGCCAAACGtacaattgaatatgaataatagaaacggggttccaaggggcggagcccctggcggggtgcggggcagcgccccgtcggggtccaaggggcggagcccctggcggggtccaaggggcagcgccccgAGCAAAAATTTCGTTTGAATaagttgcaccctttcccaacggaCTTAACCGTTTTACCGAACAGATGCTTCGTTTCCAACCAACATAACtgtttttaccgaacaggtgtgtctgttcgttgctattattggtctcctatataaggagtctttcggTCTCGATTTGAAATACGAAATTATAcacttcctctacattctgatctgttctccattgtcagaaacagattgattcttcaagaattatccccgcaaagatttcgtgaacccagacaagtatagggtcgaaatactttgttcggaaagtgaacgaacacgattcttgaagatatccaggattatcatacctatTGTCTAACAGGGCGCACCATAAAGTTGTGATGCAATGCATTTTAAATGGTGATGCAATCTTCCTCtccatttttcttcttctacagCGGTTTCACAAAACTATAGCGAGAAATGGTTTTGATGCGCTTCATATTGCCGTTGATATATGGTTAGGGAGATGATTCAGTATTATGATCTTACTGATGTTGGAATTAAAGCGAGAAATGGTTTTGATGCGCTTCATATTGCCGCTGAACAAGGGGAGTTAAGTATGTCTTTTATGTAGTTTTTTTTCAATTGATTGTTCTTTTGTGTTGTGAGGAAAATGAGTCATGActgaatttgatattttaaattacgGCTGCTGTGACTGTCACTTGAAAAAGGAATCATGATCGAAGTCAATCTTTGCGGAGAATCACAGTCAAAAGCATACATCAAAATCTTTGATCTTTCAATCCAAATTGAGTCTGTAGActttaaaaaaagttaatataaCTTTGTTTGCTTGGTAACTGTTTAAAAGAATGTTGTTAACATTCGGTGTTTCTTATGGGGCAGCAGTTAGAACATCTGTAGTGGATTTTGAAAGAGTCACTTTTCAAAAAGAGTCTTTGAAGTTTCTAAATGCAGCTGCCCTAACTGGAAATAAGAATGCAGAAGTGATGTTCAGTCTTGGAAGAATCATGTTGTTCATGGGTTAAGACAGTGGGATAACTGAAATGGCGGCGATATATTGCTTTTATTATTTGCCGGATCTTTTGACGGATACGTTGTTACAGCCTTTCAGGGTATTTTTCAGGTCGCAGAATATTGCCGGATCTTTCCCATGATTTACTTTTATTCTGTTCAAAATGAATGGCTATCACAAGTGACAATGACAATGCTGTTGTACGAGTGCAATCACATGACCTCAACATATCAAACAGTGTTCCTCTTAATTTTCTACTCATTCTTTATCTTTTCATTAATGTACTCTCCCTTTCTCTTCCTTTAGGTTGTCCAACTACATCTGCCGCTGCTCCATCATAGGGGTATTACTAATTGGCTCTGGAAATCTGTGGAGGAAAAAAGACAGAAGCTTGCCGGTATCACTAACAAGAAGCAATTGATATGCATCTCctattcattttaaaaattatactAAGCTTGACATTGTTGCTTCTGAATATTATTATCGTAGATTTGGGAGTGCCATGAGTTTTTCTCTATTGGTTGATAGCTATTTCCTTTTCATGCAGAAACAATATGACAGCAAGATTGTTGATGAATTTTCTAGAGTGACAGCAAGATTTTTACTTTTCAGCAAGAGTTGTTTGGTCACAAGTATCATGTTGTAGTGCCTTTTAATAATATACATAAGATTATATAAGTTGATCCATAGTATATTAtattttcataattatttaatCTCATTTACTGTGACTAACAATTTAACAAGTAAACTCTATCAGGTGAGGAAGTTTTGTTGGAATTCATAGAGACAGTGAAATCATTTAAAGAAACGGGGCCCAAGGCTGATGCTATTTGGTCTAATTTTAGCCAAGATTTTTCACTCTGATGCACTCCACAAGGCCTTTCAACTTTAGAGATTACCAAGAGATTGCAGATCATATAATTCAAATAATTCACACCATTGATATTGGCTCAACCATAAATTTCAATGCCTGAATCTTTGTCTTAATTTTTCTAGGCTGCTGCAGCACTGGAGGGTCTTAGATGTGTGCTATCTGCAGAACCAAAGATGCATTCCAACAAGGTACTTATAATTAATCACAATATTTagaaaaaccctaaaccctatggTTGCTTTAATAACTGTTTTATTGGTTGTCATATTTATTGATTCCATCTTCTAACAGAGTTATAAGACTAATGAGAGCATAATCAGAATGGAGTTTGATTCATATGGCATGCAATCAAACGGGAAGGTATTCTGAAAAATGCAAAGTGTCACGATATTTCGGTTACTAATCAACTGCATTATTGACTTACCACGTGCTTCAATATCAGTGAAGGGTCTATTGGAATTTacttgaaaaatattaatgttatctattatttcatgtgttttgaaattgaaatttgcaGCCACATCAAGAGGACTGTGGCGTACATCATTACAATGATGTTCGAAGAAGGGACGAGTTTGAAAAGCATTATCTATTCAGAAACTTGCAGCACTCAGAGACGAACCCTGAATCGTTGGACTTCATTGACATGCTGTATCAAACTTGAATTACGACGGGTTATAATAAAATTCAGTTAGTGCAGCCGCATTGAGTGGGTGTTAGAGAATTGAACTACTATATGTTCTACTACTAGCAATATTGTTGTTTGTGTTCTACTGCCGCGTGCTACTTATATATAATAATGAAATTATTTACTATGTTCTACTGCTAGCAACATTGTTGTTTATGCATCTATTATGAAACTTTCATTATATAATACTTTGTTTATATAATAGTGTTACCTATCAGgaacatgtttattttttatataatactgCTAGCTATCTTTTATATAATGAAACTATCTTTATATAGTAAGGAAAGTTTACAATTTGGCATCAGGTTAATATTTGTAGAAGGGGCTCTACTGTTGGAACATTCATTGTCTCACATTCTGAATAACAAATGTTCTCTACACCTTCTAATCTAGTTGATCAATTTCCCATGTTAGCTTTGAATCAACTCTTTCATGCAGAATTTTCCATGTTACCTTCTAATCTAGCAGAATTTGTTGTCAACATTTGAGCTGCCACTTGATATTATAATTAACAAGTGCTTAATTCAGGAAATGTGTATTATATATATGCAGGTACGCGGTTGTTTGTGAGTGGAACGGAAGTGTGTCACGTATGCTTGAACTTTGAAATATCAATAGGAAATGTTAGTTTTTGATATGCAATGCTGAACTGGTATGGATGTTCATGGCATGGGCCTGTTTCGAACTATTTTGAAACGGCAACTTGTGGACAGGTTGAATCAAGTTTGGAACGTGCAGGGTTGCCTCAAATCCTACGTATGctttttgtttgaaatgaatATACGTGTGGTTTTGTTTACACTGACTTTGCAGGTTTGGTGAAAGTAATGGGAACACAGAAAAATCTTAGAAATCTAATGCTGGTACCTCTACTAATGACTTTTACTTTTTGTATTGTGATCTATAGAAATATAGTTACTCTGTACCAGGTCTCTAATTTCATTGGTAATCATTATAGTAAATCATATATGACTGCATTATCCTTGATTATGTTCATTCAGTAAAGTTTCATACAAGTATGAGAAAATGActctttccaatttttattgcatacTAATGAAATGACACTTAatcattcttttatttaaaaccaATTATTTCTTAATGGATGCTACACATTTCTTAAATGCATCCTTAGATATATTATTCAATCTAAAacaatataaactttatttttttaattactttttattttcaatattcaatttttttaatattagtatttttataacttttttcaattttaactaaaatttaatcttttactaataccttttatttttctcaatcacaatgcgcaaaaacgacgggtacccgtgcgaacgcacgggtaagacactagttacaAATTTTCCATAGCAGTATAATATTGTACCTTATATCCATCGTCGCATAAGATTCACTCTATTCAGGTGAGAAAATTTTTAAGAATGCTCTTTGtggttattataataatattataattctaTGTAAACTGTTATTTTCATAGTAATATATTATCCTATGCAAACTGTGACTCTGAGAGAGACATTATTTTATGGTTATTATAATTCTCATTTCACATGTTTTTATAATGAAAATTTTTGTGTACTTGGATTGGGAATAATATAAATTGATCCTTACATATATGCTATAAATTGTTCTTCTTCAGtgataatttttgtaatatttctATGATAAATGAGACCgtttttattttatcatgcatcattttgtttatgattttaatatttaaatattatatatgtgagattttggatcgaactctagtatggccgaagggtagcttcttggttcgacagggttaagcatgaagtcgaaggttgttcacatgcttgtgtcgaagatgctagggttgttagcatgttaaattaggttttagtgtttaaaccctaatttgttaagttagcttgtttattaagttgacttgtgtaatgggccttgtggaaaaagcccattagttagtatgttaggttttattataaatagcatactagtctctcatcattgctaagctgcaaatcctaatttagggtgagagaggttatttgttattcttgtaaacttgtaatcttgtttgaagagaaagtgaaagaatagaagttataaccaattcttgtgttcttattttcttccctaattccctattatactttgttattggtatcgtttttcacaacaaattggtgcggtgagcgtggagaagatgccgtcaacaaagtatgagattgaaaagttcaccggagtgaatgatttcggtctgtggcgcttgaagatgaaagccctactggttcagcagggttgtttggaagcgttgaagggagaggcagccatgaatgctgcattaacggcagcggagaagacgactatgattgagaaggcacacagcgcaattttgttgagccttggtgataaggttctcaggcaggtatcaaaggagacgacggcatcagggttatgggtgaaacttgaaagtttgtacatgaccaaatcgctggtaaatcgactctacctgaagcaagctttgtattcattcaagatgattgaagacaaagtattggctgagcagttggatatgttcaacaagctgattcttgatcttgaaaatattgatgtgaaaatcgatgatgaagatcaagcgctgttactattgtgttctttgcctcgatcacatgctcacttcaaagaaactctcttgtatggaagggagtccctgacgtttgaagaagttcaatcagccttgtactctaaggacttgaatgaacgaaaggagcataaaccttcgactgttggcgaaggtttggccgttaaaggaaaactcttacgaaaggatggtaagttcgacaagaagaaaggcaaaagccagtcgaagtcttacagtggcgaagcatctggcattcgatgctatcattgtaagaaggagggtcacacaagaaaggtgtgccctgaacgcctgaaagatcatggaggtaaggataatggaaatgcagccattgttcaagatgattttgaatcatctgatgttcttgtagtttcaagcagtgactcgagaagagagtggattatggattcagggtgcacttggcacatgactccaaacaaagacttgttcgaggaattatgtgatcaagatggtggatcagtattgctgggaaacaacaaggcttgcaagattgcaggtattggatctattagattcaagctccatgatgagtcaataaggttgttgactgaagtcaggtttgttcctgatttgaagagaaatctgctttctcttggtgaattcgacaagaaaggatatgttttccaaggagagaaaagtatcctaagagtcatgaagggttcgaaggaagtcctgagaggcgtg contains:
- the LOC131608161 gene encoding uncharacterized protein LOC131608161, with protein sequence MIYFYSVQNEWLSQVTMTMLLLSNYICRCSIIGVLLIGSGNLWRKKDRSLPKQYDSKIVDEFSRVTARFLLFSKSCLVTSEEVLLEFIETVKSFKETGPKADAIWLLQHWRVLDVCYLQNQRCIPTRVIRLMRA